A portion of the Juglans microcarpa x Juglans regia isolate MS1-56 chromosome 1D, Jm3101_v1.0, whole genome shotgun sequence genome contains these proteins:
- the LOC121265708 gene encoding importin subunit alpha-2-like isoform X1, which yields MSLRPSERTEVRRNRYKVAVDADEGRRRREDNMVEIRKNKREESLQKKRREGLQSQQSFSSSLHASTVEKKLESLPSMVAGVWSSDSNLQLEATTQFRKLLSIERSPPIEEVIQSGVVPRFVEFLVREDFPQLQFEAAWALTNIASGTSENTKVVIDHGAVPIFVKLLGSSSDDVREQAVWALGNVAGDSPRCRDLVLGHGALLPLLGQLNEHAKLSMLRNATWTLSNFCRGKPQPPFDQVKPALPALERLVHSNDEEVLTDACWALSYLSDGTNDKIQAVIEAGVCARLIQLLLHPSPSVLIPALRTVGNIVTGDDLQTQCIITYGALPCLLSLLSHNHKKSIKKEACWTISNITAGNREQIQAVIDAGLIAPLVNLLQNAEFDIKKEAAWAISNATSGGTHDQIKFLVSQGCIKPLCDLLVCPDARIVTVCLEGLENILRVGEAEKSLGNTGEVNLYAQMIDDAEGLEKIENLQSHDNNEIYEKAVKILETYWLEDDDETVPSGDGSQPGFGFGGNEVQVPSGGFNFS from the exons ATGTCTTTGAGGCCGAGCGAGAGAACCGAGGTCCGCCGGAATCGGTACAAGGTTGCTGTCGACGCCGATGAGGGCCGCCGGAGACGCGAAGACAACATGGTCGAGATCCGCAAGAACAAGCGCGAGGAGAGCTTGCAGAAGAAGCGCCGCGAAGGCCTACAGTCCCAGCAgtccttctcttcctctctccacGCCTCCACCGTTGAAAAAAAG TTGGAGAGTCTTCCTTCGATGGTTGCTGGGGTTTGGTCCAGTGATAGTAATTTGCAGCTGGAGGCCACCACGCAGTTTCGGAAGCTGCTTTCAATTG AGAGAAGCCCTCCAATCGAGGAAGTTATTCAATCTGGCGTTGTTCCTCGATTCGTTGAGTTTCTTGTCAGGGAGGACTTTCCTCAACTTCAG TTTGAAGCTGCTTGGGCCCTTACAAACATAGCATCAGGAACTTCGGAGAACACAAAGGTGGTGATCGATCATGGAGCAGTTCCTATCTTTGTTAAGCTACTGGGTTCTTCGAGTGACGATGTGCGGGAGCAG GCTGTGTGGGCATTGGGAAATGTTGCCGGGGATTCTCCTAGATGCCGTGATCTTGTACTTGGCCATGGAGCCTTGCTTCCATTGCTGGGACAGTTGAATGAGCATGCAAAGCTTTCGATGCTGAGAAATGCCACATGGACGCTGTCTAACTTCTGCAGGGGCAAGCCACAGCCTCCCTTTGATCAG GTGAAGCCAGCACTTCCTGCTCTTGAGCGTCTCGTCCATTCAAATGATGAAGAAGTCCTGACAGATGCTTGCTGGGCTCTCTCATATCTTTCTGATGGTACAAATGACAAAATCCAAGCAGTGATTGAAGCAGGTGTTTGTGCCCGACTTATTCAGCTCCTCCT ACATCCATCTCCTTCAGTGCTCATCCCTGCCCTTCGCACAGTTGGAAATATTGTGACAGGAGATGATCTTCAGACTCAA TGTATAATCACCTATGGTGCACTGCCATGTCTTTTGAGCCTGTTGTCCCACAATCATAAAAAGAGTATCAAGAAAGAAGCCTGTTGGACTATCTCAAACATTACAGCTGGAAACAGGGAGCAGATACAG GCTGTTATTGATGCTGGTTTAATTGCCCCCTTGGTCAATCTGCTACAAAATGCAGAGTTCGATATAAAAAAAGAGGCTGCATGGGCAATTTCAAATGCTACTTCGGGGGGTACCCATGATCAAATTAA GTTCCTGGTGAGTCAGGGGTGTATAAAACCATTGTGTGATCTTCTTGTATGCCCTGATGCAAGGATCGTCACTGTCTGTTTAGAAGGGTTAGAAAACATTCTGAGGGTTGGGGAAGCGGAGAAGAGTTTGGGCAACACTGGAGAGGTTAACTTGTATGCCCAGATGATAGATGATGCTGAGGGATtggagaaaattgaaaatcttcaGAGTCATGACAATAATGAGATCTATGAAAAGGCAGTTAAAATTCTTGAAACATATTGGTTGGAGGATGATGATGAAACAGTGCCTTCGGGTGATGGTTCTCAGCCTGGCTTTGGCTTTGGAGGGAATGAGGTTCAAGTTCCATCGGGTGGATTTAACTTTAGCTGA